In Danaus plexippus chromosome 13 unlocalized genomic scaffold, MEX_DaPlex mxdp_40, whole genome shotgun sequence, the following are encoded in one genomic region:
- the LOC116770404 gene encoding metabotropic glutamate receptor 2-like: MVLGWMFAVLLLAAVSSRHQRPRLSITDLNNSSDISIIMSNIEFVDVEEYYTLTDKSRHKRESHPLIGPFDMSKMSRNRKRPRADKQLQPTASLLLSNVSVSDVSQATSSTPDNTKNEITTEYITDTKNTPKENILLNNLERSTMNSLLEGDTKNIKLGNITSIVEGKSKIRNKMPRKSKSVAARKRVLNIRNSAESSVRTSDLRLLSKKKTDNESLWAVKHAAVVEGDIILGGLMMVHGRAGGSSSCGPLMAQGGVQALEAMLFSLDEAQRAGLAPPGVRLGALVLDDCDSDTRGLEMALDFIKGSIGNIDDEEYACNATTVRKVITGVVGASSSVTSVQVANLLRLFKIPQVSFFSTSPELSNKARFEYFTRTIPSDLHQVRALVEIVKKFGWRYVSIIYEESNYGIKAFEELETLLLREDICIAVKERLVKDSGAADDRAYDTIVERLLSRPRARGVIVFGSDQEVAGVMAAVGRRGAAGSFGWVGSDGWSARALVAAGNEPVVEGTISVQPQSNPVRGFRDYFLSLTPRNNIRNPWFVEFWEEQFRCRYPGSPRSRTNAQYEPCSGTERLSVDNTEFEAQLQFVTDAVWAFVYAIRDMHKDACGGKPGLCDEMRPVSGPVLLRYLRQVRFIGLSGDEFHFDSHGDGPARYNILHFKQVSQGVYRWVKVGRYLDGVLELNMDEIQFKWDQPKHPESVCSAECDTGQAKQYVEGESCCWHCFNCTQYEIRSPSLETSCVACPLGTLPDARRMHCAPVPELYLRPDTPAAIGAMAFSSLGILLTLVVGGVWIARRGTPVVRASGRELSGVLLAGIFMCYLVTFALVLRPTDFLCAVQRFATGFCFTVIYAALLTKTNRIARIFDASKQSARRPSLISPKSQLLICSILVSIQVVIVVVWQSASPARAIHHYPTREDNMLVCDSYVDASYTIAFFYPVVLIVVCTVYAVLTRKIPEAFNESKHIGFTMYTTCVIWLAFVPLYFGTSSQVPLRVTSMAVTISLSASVTLACLFAPKMHIILFHPERNVRGTLTASRWRGRGTAPGAVCAALVGAAPLPRSAHTPSTDLSTLDVTERSTSTDRQVQTDEIEPLPRNCAVERNGLHLDPNKLSELTCGLPTFDGVAIRRRPRDECTARLAVAVVGARTGL, from the exons ATGGTGCTAGGGTGGATGTTCGCTGTCCTCCTGCTGGCCGCCGTCTCGTCTCGCCATCAGCGGCCTCGTCTATCTATCACCGACCTCAACAATTCATctgatatttctattattatgtCTAACATCGAATTTGTAGATGTCGAAGAATATTATACACTTACAGATAAATCTCGTCACAAGCGAGAATCTCACCCTCTGATCGGTCCCTTCGACATGTCGAAGATGTCTAGAAATAGAAAACGTCCCAGAGCCGACAAGCAGCTGCAGCCGACCGCTTCCCTGCTTCTCTCAAACGTATCTGTATCTGATGTCTCTCAAGCTACGTCGTCTACTCCTGATAACACTAAAAATGAAATCACAACCGAGTACATCACCGACACTAAAAATACAcccaaagaaaatatactattgaataatttagaaaGAAGTACAATGAATAGTTTACTTGAAGgtgacacaaaaaatattaaactcgGGAACATTACTTCGATAGTTGAaggaaaatcaaaaataagaaataaaatgccaAGGAAATCTAAAAGTGTTGCGGCAAGAAaacgtgttttaaatattagaaatagtGCTGAAAGTTCAGTGAGAACCAGTGACTTACGACTGTTGAGTAAGAAAAAAACTGACAATGAAAGTTTATGGGCAGTGAAACATGCAGCGGTCGTGGAAGGTGACATCATACTTGGAGGACTTATGATG GTCCACGGACGGGCCGGCGGCTCCTCCAGCTGCGGTCCACTGATGGCTCAAGGCGGGGTGCAGGCGCTCGAGGCCATGTTGTTTTCCTTGGACGAAGCTCAGAGAGCTGGACTCGCGCCGCCGGGAGTCAGGCTCGGAGCGCTCGTGCTGGATGACTGTGACAGTGACACTCGGGGACTGGAGATGGCCTTGGACTTCATTAAAG gttCGATTGGCAACATCGACGACGAGGAGTACGCTTGTAACGCCACAACCGTCAGGAAAGTGATCACGGGAGTAGTGGGCGCCTCTTCTTCAGTGACTTCCGTACAAGTAGCGAATCTGTTGCGACTCTTTAAGATACCCCAG GTATCATTCTTCTCGACTTCTCCGGAATTGTCTAACAAAGCTCGTTTCGAGTATTTTACAAGAACTATTCCTTCCGACCTTCATCAAGTCCGAGCTTTGGTTGAAATTGTGAAAAAGTTCGGTTGGAGATATGTCTCTATCATATATGAAGAATCCAATTATGGTATAAAG GCATTTGAAGAGTTGGAAACTTTGCTTTTACGTGAAGACATCTGTATCGCAGTCAAAGAAAGATTGGTGAAGGACTCAGGTGCGGCCGACGACCGAGCCTACGATACTATAGTAGAACGCTTACTATCTCGACCGCGGGCCCGAG GTGTTATCGTGTTTGGGTCGGACCAAGAAGTGGCAGGAGTGATGGCGGCGGTGGGTAGGCGCGGGGCGGCGGGGTCTTTTGGCTGGGTCGGGTCGGACGGCTGGAGCGCCCGTGCGTTGGTCGCTGCTGGAAACGAACCTGTCGTCGAGGGAACAATCAGCGTGCAGCCACAATCCAATCCCGTCAGAGGCTTCCGAGACTATTTTCTTTCGCTCACTCCTCGGAACAACATTCGTAACCCCTGGTTTGTCG aattttggGAAGAACAATTTCGCTGTCGTTACCCCGGCAGCCCACGCTCTCGTACCAACGCTCAGTACGAGCCCTGTTCTGGTACGGAACGTCTTTCTGTCGACAACACGGAATTCGAAGCCCAGCTACAGTTCGTCACTGACGCCGTGTGGGCGTTTGTTTATGCTATTCg gGACATGCATAAGGATGCGTGCGGTGGTAAACCGGGACTGTGTGACGAGATGCGACCTGTTAGCGGCCCCGTATTGTTGCGATACTTGCGACAAGTGCGATTTATAG gTCTTAGCGGAGACGAGTTTCATTTCGACTCACATGGTGACGGACCAGCTcgatacaatattttacatttcaaacaAGTTTCACAAGGAGTCTATCGTTGGGTTAAAGTGGGTCGCTACCTTGATGGAGTATTGGAATTGAATATGGACG aaattcaatttaaatgggATCAACCAAAACACCCAGAATCAGTTTGCAGCGCTGAATGTGACACGGGACAAGCAAAACAATATGTGGAAGGAGAGAGCTGTTGTTGGCACTGTTTCAATTGCACTCAATATGAG ATCCGGTCTCCATCGCTGGAGACGTCCTGTGTGGCTTGTCCTCTTGGCACTCTTCCTGACGCGCGCCGCATGCACTGCGCTCCCGTGCCCGAGCTCTACCTCCGCCCCGACACGCCCGCAGCTATCGGCGCCATGGCTTTTTCATCATTGGGGATACTCTTgacatt GGTCGTGGGTGGTGTGTGGATCGCCCGTCGTGGTACGCCTGTGGTACGAGCGAGTGGTCGTGAGCTGAGCGGTGTATTACTCGCCGGTATATTCATGTGTTACCTCGTCACCTTTGCGCTCGTATTGCGACCTACTGACTTCCTCTGTGCTGTACAGCG ATTCGCAACAGGTTTTTGTTTCACCGTGATTTATGCAGCTCTCCTCACCAAAACGAACAGAATAGCTCGTATATTCGATGCCAGCAAACAATCTGCGCGTAGGCCCTCACTAATTTCACCCAAATCTCAACTTCTTATTTGTTCTATTTTGGTGTCAATTCAG GTCGTCATCGTGGTCGTATGGCAGTCGGCGTCACCGGCCCGCGCTATTCACCACTATCCTACTCGCGAAGACAACATGCTGGTTTGTGACTCTTACGTCGATGCGTCTTATACGATCGCTTTCTTTTATCCCGTCGTACTCATCGTCGTCTGTACCGTGTACGCCGTTCTCACCAGGAAGATACCTGAAGCTTTTAATGAGAGCAAACACATTG GATTCACAATGTACACGACCTGTGTCATCTGGTTAGCATTCGTACCTCTATACTTCGGCACCTCAAGTCAAGTGCCGCTGCGCGTTACGAGCATGGCGGTCACCATATCACTGAGCGCCAGTGTCACGTTGGCCTGTCTGTTCGCACCTAAG ATGCACATCATACTGTTTCACCCAGAACGTAATGTTCGTGGCACCTTGACGGCGTCCCGGTGGCGCGGGAGAGGCACGGCGCCGGGCGCGGTGTGCGCCGCTCTGGTGGGAGCCGCGCCTCTCCCTCGCTCCGCTCACACTCCGTCCACTGACCTCTCCACACTCGACGTCACGG AGCGGTCGACGTCGACGGATCGTCAGGTACAGACGGACGAAATCGAGCCACTGCCTCGTAATTGTGCCGTAGAACGGAATGGTCTCCATTTAGATCCAAACAAATTATCCGAACTGACTTGCGGACTTCCCACTTTCGATGGTGTGGCCATTAGACGCCGGCCAAGAGACGAGTGCACAGCGAGACTCGCGGTCGCTGTGGTCGGAGCTCGGACGGGGTTATAG